One segment of Ficedula albicollis isolate OC2 chromosome 2, FicAlb1.5, whole genome shotgun sequence DNA contains the following:
- the STEAP2 gene encoding metalloreductase STEAP2, whose translation MESISMMGSPKNLNETFLPNVANGIKDASKVTIGIIGSGDFAKSLTIRLIRCGYHVVVGSRNPKHAADFFPHVVDVTHHEDAVTKTNIIFVAIHREHYISLWDLKHLLAGKILIDVSNNTRVDQYPDSNAEYLASLFPDSLIVKGFNVISAWSLQLGPKDASRQVYICSNNVQARHQVIELARQLSFIPIDLGALSSSREIENLPLRLFTLWKGPVVIAISLATFFFIYSFVRDVIHPYMRNQQSDFYKIPIEIVNKTLPIVAITLLSLVYLSGLIAAAYQLYYGTKYRRFPPWLDSWLQCRKQLGLLSFFFAAVHVVYSLCLPMRRSERYLFLNMAYQQVHANVENSWNEEEVWRIEMYISFGIMSLGLLSLLAVTSIPSVNSALNWREFSFIQSTLGYIALLISTFHVLIYGWKRAFEGEYYRFYTPPNFVLALVLPSIVILGKIVLLLPCVSRKLRRIRRGWEKSHVIEEVTGSVPRLSPERITVM comes from the exons ATGGAATCAATCTCTATGATGGGGAGTCCCAAGAACCTCAATGAAACTTTCCTACCAAATGTTGCCAATGGCATCAAGGATGCCAGTAAGGTCACAATAGGCATCATTGGAAGTGGAGACTTCGCTAAGTCATTGACAATCAGACTTATCAGATGTGGGTACCACGTGGTCGTAGGGAGCAGAAACCCTAAACACGCTGCTGACTTCTTTCCCCACGTGGTTGATGTCACTCACCATGAAGATGCAGTAACTAAAACAAACATCATTTTTGTAGCCATACACAGAGAACATTACATCTCTTTGTGGGATCTCAAACATTTACTTGCTGGTAAAATTCTGATTGATGTCAGCAATAATACGAGAGTAGACCAATATCCAGATTCCAATGCAGAGTATTTGGCATCACTTTTTCCTGATTCCCTAATTGTCAAAGGATTCAATGTCATTTCAGCTTGGTCACTGCAGTTAGGACCAAAGGATGCCAGCAGACAg GTCTATATTTGCAGTAACAATGTTCAGGCTCGCCATCAAGTTATTGAGCTTGCCCGTCAGCTCAGTTTCATTCCTATTGATTTAGGGGCATTGTCATCTTCAAGGGAGATTGAAAACCTGCCTCTGCGACTGTTCACCCTGTGGAAGGGGCCTGTCGTGATTGCCATTAGCCTggcaacatttttcttcatctatTCCTTTGTCAGAGATGTCATCCATCCATACATGAGAAATCAGCAGAGTGACTTTTACAAGATTCCCATTGAGATTGTGAACAAGACTCTGCCAATTGTTGCTATCACCTTGCTTTCTCTAGTGTATTTATCAGGACTTATTGCAGCTGCTTATCAGCTTTACTACGGCACCAAGTATCGGCGATTTCCTCCTTGGCTGGACAGCTGGCTCCAGTGTCGGAAGCAGCTTGGGCTGCtcagttttttctttgcagcagtGCACGTGGTGTACAGCCTCTGCTTGCCTATGAGGAGGTCAGAGCGGTACTTGTTCCTCAACATGGCCTATCAACAG GTTCATGCAAATGTTGAAAATTCTTGGAATGAGGAAGAAGTATGGCGAATTGAAATGTATATCTCGTTTGGAATAATGAGTCTTGGATTGCTTTCTTTGCTGGCAGTAACTTCCATCCCTTCAGTAAACAGTGCCTTAAACTGGAGGGAGTTCAGTTTTATTCAG TCTACACTTGGATACATTGCTTTGCTCATAAGTACTTTCCATGTACTGATTTATGGATGGAAGAGAGCTTTTGAAGGAGAGTATTACCGATTTTATACACCACCAAATTTTGTTCTTGCCCTTGTTCTGCCTTCCATTGTAATCCTAGGTAAGATTGTGTTACTTTTGCCATGTGTAAGTAGGAAACTGAGGAGAATTCGAAGAGGATGGGAGAAAAGCCATGTTATCGAAGAAGTAACTGGGTCTGTTCCACGTCTCTCCCCAGAAAGGATAACTGTAATGTGA